CAAGACAGCCGCTCCCATCATTATCTGCTCAGGGATCGTGTTTTCCCTGCGGAGATATCTTTCAAATAAGGAGGCAAAGGCCATAAGCGCCAAGCACCCACTCAATATAGCTCGGATCACCTGGGGCATAGGGCCGTCGAGGAGCAGAGGTGAATAGGCCATGAGAATAGGTATTACGTACATGCCAATGGCGACCCTCCAACTCACAAAGGCTGTCTTCATGGCCTCTGTCCCGGCTATCCCTGCTCCAGCAAAGGCGGCAAGGGCCACAGGAGGGGTGACATTGGCGTCTTGGCTGTACCAGAAGACGATCATATGGGCCGTGAGCATCGCCATCCCTAGCTCCATGAGGGCCGGTCCTGCCAGGATTACAAGGACAATATAGGAGGCTGTCACCGGAAGCCCCATACCCAGGAACATCGAGGCAAGGCCGACAAGTAAGATGGCAATAAGCTTTATCCCACCTGACAGGGAAAGCACCACACTTGAGAACTTGAGCCCAAGCCCGGTAAGCCCCACCACCCCCACAATGATCCCAGCAGCCGCACAGGCCACAGAGACCATCCCCGCATTCTTCGCCCCTCTTTCGAGGAGTCTCAGAATATCCCAAATGCCTATTCTTGTTTCTTTACGTATCATACACACTAACAGGACAGAGATTACCCCCATGAATCCGACCATCATAGGACTATAGTTGGCGACGAGAAAGTAGACAAGGACTCCGATGGGAATTAGAAAGTGAAAGCCCCTCTTTATGACGGCGAACAATTTCGGAAGGTCCTTGGCATCAAGACGTTTGATACCCGTTTTTTTCGCTTCCAGGTGAACGAAGCAATACACAGCGAAGTAATACATAATGGCGGGTATTAACGCAATCTTGACGATCTTCAAATAAGGCGTGTTGGTAAACTCCGCCATCAAGAACGCCCCTGCACCCATGATCGGTGGCATGAGCTGGCCGCCGGTGGAGGCCGCCGCCTCTATAGCACCAGCGACATGGGGCCTGTAACCAGTATTTTTCATCATGGGGATGGTAAAGGAACCAGTGGTGACCACATTGGCCACGGCGCTACCCGAGACCGATCCCATAAATCCGCTGGCGATGACCGCTGTCTTGGCAGGTCCGCCTACCATACGTCCTGTAAGGGCATAGGCCAGTTGTGTGAAGAAGTTGCCACCACCTGTTCCCTCGAGGAAAGAACCGAACAGGACGAAGATAAACACGAACGTAGCAGCAACACCAAGGGGAAGACCAAAGATCCCTTCAGTTGTCAAATACAATTGTCCCACTATGCGAGGGATACTGTACCCCTTATGACAAAGAAGGCCAGGAATATATGATCCCAGATAGGCGTAGAAGATAAAGACGATACATATAATAGACATGACCAGGCCAATTGCCCTCCTGGTTGCCTCTATGACCAAAAGGGTGGCCACACCTCCCATCACTATATCGAGGGCAGTCCATTCCCCCTGCCTCTCTATGATCTGATCGAAAAACGCCAGGATATAGAGGACTACTGCGAAAGAAAGGGCAAAGAGAAATAAATCAAGGATGAGGTATCCATCAAACCTCACCCTTGAGGCCTTCTTGGAAGGGGGGTAATAGAGGTAGACGATGGCCAATACAAACATGATGTGTATGCCCCTTTGGAACATGGCCGTAAGGGCACCAAGACCAGCAGTGTAGAGTTGAAAAATAGAAAGGGCTATAGCGATCCCCGAACCTATAAGAGAGAGAATTCCCCTCAGTTGCCTATTGCGTTCTACCTTGACAACTTCCTCATCCATCTCTCCAGCCTCACTTTCTGATCAAAGACAAAATCCAGGGGTGGGTCTTCATCTTCAGCTCTACAAGCTTTCCTTCAGCCTTCTCCGTGAGGTTGATCTTTTTCCCTCTCACAGAGAGGGTATGATCAACCCCGCGAGAACCTACCCTTAGGAGAAAGCTGCCTACAGGTTCACCTATCTCCTTTATCTTGATCCATCCCCCTTCACCAACAATATGACCGTGTCCTTGCCAGTGTCCCATGCCTGCTCCAAACATCCGAAAGTAGGTCTCGTGAAGCACAATCCCTTTCCCTCTCTGGAGGCTGAATACTTCGCACACTGGTTTGCGATCCACAGAGTGGATGTAGCATATCTCAAACCGCTCACCCCACTTAAGTGGAAAGGCCGCTACCCTTCCTCCCCCCCCTATATCCTCTATGACCAGCCAAGGAGTACATATAAGGAGGAGGGCGGTCGCTCCAAGCATAACAGCTAAAAGGACTGCCCTCCTCACATTTCCCCTTCTTGATTACTTCTTCGGTATCAGACGATCAGGTATTTTAAGGCCCAGTTCACGGTAATACTTGATGGCACCCGGATGCAGGGGAATGGCCGAGTGGGCTAGGGCGTTTTCCGGAGTGGTATACTTGGCAAAGGGGTGTATCTTTTCCAGATAATCCTTATGCTCAAAGACCGCCTTCACCAGTTTATACACCAGATCCTCTGATACATCGGCGTTGCAGAGAACGGTGTTCCAAACTGAGGGATTCTTCACCGGATAATCTACCCCTTTATAGGTACCAGGTGGCATCACAAAAGGGGAGTAGAAGGGGTAGGCATCGCAGATTTTTTTAATGTCCTCGTCGCTGAAGGAGATGAGGGCGATATCCCTGGTGGTGGCCAGATCCATGACAGACGAGGTAGGGGCAGCCACATCCCATATCCCCACATCAATGGTCTTATCCTTGAGGGCGTGGGCGTTCTCTGTAAACGAGAGGCGGTGGACCTTGAAATCCTTATAAGAGATCCCCAGGGCCTTGAAGACCAGATTGGTCTTAAACTCGGTGCCGCTGCCAGGTGCACCCACGGAGACATGCTTCCCCTTGATGTCATAAATGGTCTTGATCCCAGACCCCTTCAGGGCCACCACGTGATAGTGATGGGGGTACATCTGGAACATGGCCAGGATCTTCTGGGGCTTCCCCTTAAACCGCCCTTCTGCGTAATAGGCCTGATAGGCTACGTCGTTCATCACCTCACCGATCAGGGTCTCACCCCTGTGGGCCAGTCTGACGTTTTCCACAGATGCACCTGTGACCTCTGCCACTGCCTTCACACCCGGCACATACCTGGTCCATATCTCGGCCAGGCCACCGCCATAAGGATAATAGACCCCACCGGTCCCGCCAGTACTGACGGAGATGAGCTGTTCCTTTGCAGGAGCTTGGCTTGCCCCGAAGACAAGCCCCACCAAGAATATGGCACATATCATAATGAGAAAAACCTTCATGGAACTATGTCTCATGATCTCGCCTCCCTTCTAATATGTTATCTTTATTTAATAGATATTGTCTTCACCACAACTGTGACCTTCTTTGGAGCCCTCTCACAATTTACAGGATAGGTTCCCTTCGCTTCCTTTCCTGGAGCCAACACAGGTGGTTTCCCTTTGCGCGGGAGTAACCCACCAGAGGCAACCCCCTCTTCAGGCAGGATAAATTGCACGCGGAATCTCTGGGGTTTGTCAGACTTGTTCTTGATCCCCACCTCGAAGTGCCAGACCGGTTTTTTCCACCCTTTGAACTGCCTGATATAACAATTTAAAAAGGTAACATCAGCCTCTTTGGTAACATTCCACTTTATCTTGGTGGCGCAACTTACCGGACCTGAAGGCTTGTACATCATTCCCGCACATCCCAGGACCAATCCCAAGACGATTAGGAAAACCAGCCCCAAAAAAGTCTTAGACGTAATATATCTCTTTCTCATAACCCTCCCTCCTCTCTATAAGATCATATTGGCCTCAAAACCCCCTAAAAAATTTTTCCTCACCTCCTTTATCATTTTTATTTATGATGAGGCTTACTCCGAAGGTAAAAATAGCTGCTTAGAGCAACGCCCTAGCGGCTCACACCGTGGCAAAACTAAATTCTCTTTCCAGCAAGTGTCGCAATTCTTAAATCCCCAGGTACGCCTCCCTTATATCCTGTGACCCTTTTATCTGCTCCGCACTCCCCTCTGCCTTTATTGTACCCTCGTGCATGACGTAGACATAGTCCGAGGCATTAAGAGAGGCCTCAACGTTTTGCTCAACAAGGAGGATGGTCAGGCCTATCTCGGCCTCCATCTTTTCGATCGTCTCGAAGACCTCACCCACAAGCTTGGGGGCTAAGCCCTGACTTGGTTCATCAAGCATTATTAACTTTGGCCTCGTCATCAATGCCCTGGCAATGGTCAACATCTGCTGTTCTCCACCACTCAGCGAACCAGCCCTTTGTTTGTCCCTTTCCTTTAAGATGGGGAATAGAGAATATACCAGTTCGACGGTCTCATTTACGTTTTTCAAGGCCTTTTTGGGATAGGCCCCCATGATGAGATTTTCGTGCACGCTCATGCCGACGAAAAGGTGCCTCCCCTCAGGGACGAGCACGACGCCCAGATCCACCTTTTTGTGGGTCGGCAAATGGGTGATCTCCTCACCTTCATAGGTGATTTTCCCCCCCCAGGGCTCTATCGAACCAAAGATAGTCCTGAGCAGGGTAGTTTTCCCGACTCCGTTGGGCCCGAGCAAGGAGGTTATAGAACCCTCTTTGACCTCCATGTTCGGCCCCCACAATACCTGCATTGGCCCATATCCAGATTCAAGATTTTCAAGCTTCAGCATGTCCCTCTTCCTCCATC
The sequence above is drawn from the Deltaproteobacteria bacterium genome and encodes:
- a CDS encoding TRAP transporter permease gives rise to the protein MDEEVVKVERNRQLRGILSLIGSGIAIALSIFQLYTAGLGALTAMFQRGIHIMFVLAIVYLYYPPSKKASRVRFDGYLILDLFLFALSFAVVLYILAFFDQIIERQGEWTALDIVMGGVATLLVIEATRRAIGLVMSIICIVFIFYAYLGSYIPGLLCHKGYSIPRIVGQLYLTTEGIFGLPLGVAATFVFIFVLFGSFLEGTGGGNFFTQLAYALTGRMVGGPAKTAVIASGFMGSVSGSAVANVVTTGSFTIPMMKNTGYRPHVAGAIEAAASTGGQLMPPIMGAGAFLMAEFTNTPYLKIVKIALIPAIMYYFAVYCFVHLEAKKTGIKRLDAKDLPKLFAVIKRGFHFLIPIGVLVYFLVANYSPMMVGFMGVISVLLVCMIRKETRIGIWDILRLLERGAKNAGMVSVACAAAGIIVGVVGLTGLGLKFSSVVLSLSGGIKLIAILLVGLASMFLGMGLPVTASYIVLVILAGPALMELGMAMLTAHMIVFWYSQDANVTPPVALAAFAGAGIAGTEAMKTAFVSWRVAIGMYVIPILMAYSPLLLDGPMPQVIRAILSGCLALMAFASLFERYLRRENTIPEQIMMGAAVLGFMWPYLWANITGLILLLTVFVLQMRKG
- a CDS encoding DUF1850 domain-containing protein is translated as MRRAVLLAVMLGATALLLICTPWLVIEDIGGGGRVAAFPLKWGERFEICYIHSVDRKPVCEVFSLQRGKGIVLHETYFRMFGAGMGHWQGHGHIVGEGGWIKIKEIGEPVGSFLLRVGSRGVDHTLSVRGKKINLTEKAEGKLVELKMKTHPWILSLIRK
- a CDS encoding TAXI family TRAP transporter solute-binding subunit; this translates as MKVFLIMICAIFLVGLVFGASQAPAKEQLISVSTGGTGGVYYPYGGGLAEIWTRYVPGVKAVAEVTGASVENVRLAHRGETLIGEVMNDVAYQAYYAEGRFKGKPQKILAMFQMYPHHYHVVALKGSGIKTIYDIKGKHVSVGAPGSGTEFKTNLVFKALGISYKDFKVHRLSFTENAHALKDKTIDVGIWDVAAPTSSVMDLATTRDIALISFSDEDIKKICDAYPFYSPFVMPPGTYKGVDYPVKNPSVWNTVLCNADVSEDLVYKLVKAVFEHKDYLEKIHPFAKYTTPENALAHSAIPLHPGAIKYYRELGLKIPDRLIPKK
- a CDS encoding ABC transporter ATP-binding protein, producing MLKLENLESGYGPMQVLWGPNMEVKEGSITSLLGPNGVGKTTLLRTIFGSIEPWGGKITYEGEEITHLPTHKKVDLGVVLVPEGRHLFVGMSVHENLIMGAYPKKALKNVNETVELVYSLFPILKERDKQRAGSLSGGEQQMLTIARALMTRPKLIMLDEPSQGLAPKLVGEVFETIEKMEAEIGLTILLVEQNVEASLNASDYVYVMHEGTIKAEGSAEQIKGSQDIREAYLGI